Proteins encoded by one window of Primulina huaijiensis isolate GDHJ02 chromosome 1, ASM1229523v2, whole genome shotgun sequence:
- the LOC140976962 gene encoding transcription factor GTE4-like isoform X2 has translation MASGSIGDDSIDDLNSRGRIRWTPHSKVYTRRIRKKVQETVDDSGSAATTSVPADTGNEISPNPSADLTNPVSASPCQTEPGIPDSSTVPIENPSCDDVPVPVSVEAIVTAEDVNPSQQRVQEGGARQDTELQRLENSPLPSSDATQNSKKPSPIHSTDKLLKTNGNGALNLRIASPLSSENDLSNAREVETSELPVRNDLQGDGGLMPVPIQVPSDNWTAVGNGNVKSLVISTIEDRIRFNLSKATPKNEIEELRKRLECELDQVRRLIKELETKEIQISSFNTPISDSNIRNINNYDSSEVGSVGGFGNFQSQHARNNLVDRRVLLRVNSNLGSIANLETRPVGLARMSSEVGAARNLEVRPYSRQLSVAVMENNQRPGEFVEKEKRTPKANQFYRKSEFLLAKDRLPPESNRRLKTNKGRKHRRESEYAFGFGFGFDKRAIKSCSSLLQRLMKHNHGWVFNEPVNAKALGLHDYHDVIKHPMDLGTIKTRLSQKWYKSPREFAEDVRLVFRNAMTYNPKGQDVHFMAEQLSQIFEERWQILETEYNPYWKYQMYLDAGLPTPTFRKVTPQCHFAPASALGSAAPPFPALVPSYAPAPVATPTPYAPDGHVRTLDRPDLIATPMAVDPIIQRPFIGRTPAPKKPKAKDPDKRDMTYDEKQKLSTNLQSLPAEKLDAIVQIIKRRSTALSQKDDEIEVDIDRVDTETLWELDRFVTNYKKSLSKYKRKAELARQARMVANQRLALTNTAPASADVQIGNGADKSSAPLAAEGETKENSASRSSSSSSSSSDSGSSSSDSDSDSSSSDGSDEGNSPKT, from the exons ATGGCTTCGGGGAGTATTGGGGATGATTCTATTGATGATTTGAATTCGAGAGGGAGGATTCGATGGACGCCACATAGTAAAGTCTATACTCGAAGAATCCGCAAGAAAGTCCAGGAAACTGTTGACGATAGTGGTTCTGCCGCAACAACCTCTGTGCCCGCTGACACAGGGAACGAGATTTCCCCGAACCCATCTGCGGATCTCACTAACCCCGTCTCTGCCTCACCTTGCCAAACCGAACCTGGCATTCCAGATTCATCAACTGTTCCCATTGAGAATCCATCCTGTGATGATGTGCCAGTGCCAGTGTCAGTTGAAGCCATAGTGACAGCTGAGGATGTGAATCCATCACAGCAAAGAGTGCAAGAAGGTGGTGCACGTCAAGATACTGAGCTTCAGAGGCTTGAAAATTCCCCACTTCCTTCAAGCGACGCGACCCAGAATTCTAAAAAACCATCTCCCATCCACAGTACAGATAAGCTGCTCAAGACAAATGGGAATGGAGCTCTGAACTTGAGGATAGCTTCACCATTGTCAAGTGAGAATGATTTATCGAATGCCAGAGAAGTTGAGACCTCCGAACTTCCTGTCAGGAATGATCTGCAGGGCGATGGAGGGTTAATGCCAGTCCCAATTCAAGTTCCGAGTGACAATTGGACTGCGGTTGGCAATGGAAATGTTAAATCATTGGTGATATCCACCATTGAGGATAGGATTAGATTTAATTTATCTAAAGCAACTCCAAAGAATGAAATTGAGGAGcttaggaagaggcttgagtgTGAGCTTGATCAGGTTAGGAGACTAATTAAAGAGCTTGAAACCAAGGAGATTCAAATTTCTTCTTTTAATACTCCGATCAGTGATAGTAATATtagaaatattaataattatgatagtTCTGAGGTTGGTAGTGTTGGTGGGTTTGGTAATTTCCAATCTCAGCATGCCCGGAACAATTTGGTCGACCGGAGGGTGTTGTTGAGAGTCAATTCAAATTTAGGTTCAATCGCAAATTTGGAAACTAGACCTGTAGGATTAGCACGAATGAGTTCTGAAGTGGGTGCAGCACGGAATTTAGAAGTGAGGCCTTATAGTAGGCAGCTCAGTGTTGCAGTGATGGAAAACAATCAGAGGCCTGGTGAATTTGTTGAGAAGGAGAAAAGAACTCCAAAGGCTAATCAGTTCTACAGAAAATCAGAGTTTCTTTTGGCAAAGGACAGACTGCCTCCTGAAAGTAATAGAAGGTTGAAGACAAATAAAGGGAGGAAACACAGACGAGAATCAGAATATGCATTTGGCTTTGGTTTTGGCTTTGATAAGAGAGCAATCAAGAGCTGTAGCAGCCTACTTCAGCGATTGATGAAGCACAATCATGGTTGGGTTTTTAATGAACCTGTGAATGCCAAGGCGCTGGGTTTGCATGATTACCATGATGTCATTAAGCATCCAATGGATTTGGGCACAATCAAAACTAGACTGTCACAAAAATGGTACAAGTCTCCTAGGGAGTTCGCAGAGGATGTGAGACTTGTTTTTCGCAATGCCATGACATATAATCCCAAGGGGCAGGATGTCCACTTTATGGCTGAGCAATTGTCTCAGATTTTTGAAGAGCGGTGGCAGATTTTAGAAACCGAGTATAATCCTTATTGGAAATATCAGATGTATCTGGATGCAGGGTTGCCCACTCCCACGTTTCGAAAGGTCACCCCGCAGTGTCATTTTGCCCCAGCTTCAGCCCTGGGCTCTGCTGCTCCTCCTTTTCCTGCACTGGTTCCTTCCTATGCCCCAGCACCTGTTGCTACTCCAACTCCATATGCTCCTGATGGACACGTGAGAACTTTGGATAGACCAGATTTGATCGCAACACCTATGGCTGTTGATCCCATAATTCAGAGACCGTTTATTGGCAGAACCCCTGCTCCAAAGAAACCTAAAGCTAAAGATCCCGATAAAAGGGACATGACTTATGATGAGAAGCAAAAACTAAGTACAAATCTTCAAAGCTTGCCTGCTGAAAAGCTTGATGCCATTGTTCAGATCATTAAGAGGAGGAGCACTGCTCTTTCTCAAAAAGATGATGAGATTGAGGTCGACATTGACCGAGTTGATACCGAAACACTATGGGAACTTGATAGGTTTGTTACTAATTACAAAAAGAGCTTGAGCaaatacaaaagaaaagctGAACTAGCTCGGCAAGCTAGAATGGTGGCTAATCAAAGACTTGCACTGACG AACACTGCACCAGCATCAGCAGATGTTCAAATTGGAAATGGAGCAG ATAAGAGTTCAGCACCTCTGGCTGCTGAAGGTGAAACCAAGGAAAATAGTGCTAGTAGGTCCAGCAGTTCGAGTAGTTCCAGCAGTGATTCTGGATCATCTTCAAGCG ATTCTGATAGCGATAGCTCCTCTTCAGATGGATCTGATGAAGGCAATTCACCTAAGACATGA
- the LOC140976962 gene encoding transcription factor GTE4-like isoform X1: MASGSIGDDSIDDLNSRGRIRWTPHSKVYTRRIRKKVQETVDDSGSAATTSVPADTGNEISPNPSADLTNPVSASPCQTEPGIPDSSTVPIENPSCDDVPVPVSVEAIVTAEDVNPSQQRVQEGGARQDTELQRLENSPLPSSDATQNSKKPSPIHSTDKLLKTNGNGALNLRIASPLSSENDLSNAREVETSELPVRNDLQGDGGLMPVPIQVPSDNWTAVGNGNVKSLVISTIEDRIRFNLSKATPKNEIEELRKRLECELDQVRRLIKELETKEIQISSFNTPISDSNIRNINNYDSSEVGSVGGFGNFQSQHARNNLVDRRVLLRVNSNLGSIANLETRPVGLARMSSEVGAARNLEVRPYSRQLSVAVMENNQRPGEFVEKEKRTPKANQFYRKSEFLLAKDRLPPESNRRLKTNKGRKHRRESEYAFGFGFGFDKRAIKSCSSLLQRLMKHNHGWVFNEPVNAKALGLHDYHDVIKHPMDLGTIKTRLSQKWYKSPREFAEDVRLVFRNAMTYNPKGQDVHFMAEQLSQIFEERWQILETEYNPYWKYQMYLDAGLPTPTFRKVTPQCHFAPASALGSAAPPFPALVPSYAPAPVATPTPYAPDGHVRTLDRPDLIATPMAVDPIIQRPFIGRTPAPKKPKAKDPDKRDMTYDEKQKLSTNLQSLPAEKLDAIVQIIKRRSTALSQKDDEIEVDIDRVDTETLWELDRFVTNYKKSLSKYKRKAELARQARMVANQRLALTNTAPASADVQIGNGAVLDKSSAPLAAEGETKENSASRSSSSSSSSSDSGSSSSDSDSDSSSSDGSDEGNSPKT; the protein is encoded by the exons ATGGCTTCGGGGAGTATTGGGGATGATTCTATTGATGATTTGAATTCGAGAGGGAGGATTCGATGGACGCCACATAGTAAAGTCTATACTCGAAGAATCCGCAAGAAAGTCCAGGAAACTGTTGACGATAGTGGTTCTGCCGCAACAACCTCTGTGCCCGCTGACACAGGGAACGAGATTTCCCCGAACCCATCTGCGGATCTCACTAACCCCGTCTCTGCCTCACCTTGCCAAACCGAACCTGGCATTCCAGATTCATCAACTGTTCCCATTGAGAATCCATCCTGTGATGATGTGCCAGTGCCAGTGTCAGTTGAAGCCATAGTGACAGCTGAGGATGTGAATCCATCACAGCAAAGAGTGCAAGAAGGTGGTGCACGTCAAGATACTGAGCTTCAGAGGCTTGAAAATTCCCCACTTCCTTCAAGCGACGCGACCCAGAATTCTAAAAAACCATCTCCCATCCACAGTACAGATAAGCTGCTCAAGACAAATGGGAATGGAGCTCTGAACTTGAGGATAGCTTCACCATTGTCAAGTGAGAATGATTTATCGAATGCCAGAGAAGTTGAGACCTCCGAACTTCCTGTCAGGAATGATCTGCAGGGCGATGGAGGGTTAATGCCAGTCCCAATTCAAGTTCCGAGTGACAATTGGACTGCGGTTGGCAATGGAAATGTTAAATCATTGGTGATATCCACCATTGAGGATAGGATTAGATTTAATTTATCTAAAGCAACTCCAAAGAATGAAATTGAGGAGcttaggaagaggcttgagtgTGAGCTTGATCAGGTTAGGAGACTAATTAAAGAGCTTGAAACCAAGGAGATTCAAATTTCTTCTTTTAATACTCCGATCAGTGATAGTAATATtagaaatattaataattatgatagtTCTGAGGTTGGTAGTGTTGGTGGGTTTGGTAATTTCCAATCTCAGCATGCCCGGAACAATTTGGTCGACCGGAGGGTGTTGTTGAGAGTCAATTCAAATTTAGGTTCAATCGCAAATTTGGAAACTAGACCTGTAGGATTAGCACGAATGAGTTCTGAAGTGGGTGCAGCACGGAATTTAGAAGTGAGGCCTTATAGTAGGCAGCTCAGTGTTGCAGTGATGGAAAACAATCAGAGGCCTGGTGAATTTGTTGAGAAGGAGAAAAGAACTCCAAAGGCTAATCAGTTCTACAGAAAATCAGAGTTTCTTTTGGCAAAGGACAGACTGCCTCCTGAAAGTAATAGAAGGTTGAAGACAAATAAAGGGAGGAAACACAGACGAGAATCAGAATATGCATTTGGCTTTGGTTTTGGCTTTGATAAGAGAGCAATCAAGAGCTGTAGCAGCCTACTTCAGCGATTGATGAAGCACAATCATGGTTGGGTTTTTAATGAACCTGTGAATGCCAAGGCGCTGGGTTTGCATGATTACCATGATGTCATTAAGCATCCAATGGATTTGGGCACAATCAAAACTAGACTGTCACAAAAATGGTACAAGTCTCCTAGGGAGTTCGCAGAGGATGTGAGACTTGTTTTTCGCAATGCCATGACATATAATCCCAAGGGGCAGGATGTCCACTTTATGGCTGAGCAATTGTCTCAGATTTTTGAAGAGCGGTGGCAGATTTTAGAAACCGAGTATAATCCTTATTGGAAATATCAGATGTATCTGGATGCAGGGTTGCCCACTCCCACGTTTCGAAAGGTCACCCCGCAGTGTCATTTTGCCCCAGCTTCAGCCCTGGGCTCTGCTGCTCCTCCTTTTCCTGCACTGGTTCCTTCCTATGCCCCAGCACCTGTTGCTACTCCAACTCCATATGCTCCTGATGGACACGTGAGAACTTTGGATAGACCAGATTTGATCGCAACACCTATGGCTGTTGATCCCATAATTCAGAGACCGTTTATTGGCAGAACCCCTGCTCCAAAGAAACCTAAAGCTAAAGATCCCGATAAAAGGGACATGACTTATGATGAGAAGCAAAAACTAAGTACAAATCTTCAAAGCTTGCCTGCTGAAAAGCTTGATGCCATTGTTCAGATCATTAAGAGGAGGAGCACTGCTCTTTCTCAAAAAGATGATGAGATTGAGGTCGACATTGACCGAGTTGATACCGAAACACTATGGGAACTTGATAGGTTTGTTACTAATTACAAAAAGAGCTTGAGCaaatacaaaagaaaagctGAACTAGCTCGGCAAGCTAGAATGGTGGCTAATCAAAGACTTGCACTGACG AACACTGCACCAGCATCAGCAGATGTTCAAATTGGAAATGGAGCAG TTTTAGATAAGAGTTCAGCACCTCTGGCTGCTGAAGGTGAAACCAAGGAAAATAGTGCTAGTAGGTCCAGCAGTTCGAGTAGTTCCAGCAGTGATTCTGGATCATCTTCAAGCG ATTCTGATAGCGATAGCTCCTCTTCAGATGGATCTGATGAAGGCAATTCACCTAAGACATGA